Sequence from the Fodinibius salicampi genome:
CGCCTATGCGGCCAAATCTCTTGGTACTACCGCCAAAGTGGTAATGCCCAAAACCGCTAATAACTTCCGGGTGGAAAAGTGTAAGTCGCAAGGAGCCGTAGTGGAGTTGGTCGATGATGTGCATGTGGCATTTGAGTGGGTTAAAGAGATTGAAGAACAAGAATCACGAGCATTTATTCATCCCTTTGAGGGAAAGCAAACGGCCCTAGGAACGGCTACAGTAGGGTTAGAGCTTTGCCAGGATATCCCTATGCTGGATGCGGTTATCGTACCCATCGGGGGTGGGGGACTTTGTGCGGGAATCGCTTCGGCGGTAAAACAGCTCAATCCGGATTGCAAAGTGTACGGTGTAGAACCGGTAGGAGCCGATAGTATGAGTCAGAGTTTACAAGCCGGAAAGCCGGTAGAGATAGAGAAGGTCGATACTATTGCCGACAGTCTCGGTGCACCCCATGCGGCACCATACAGCTTTAGTTTATGTCAGCGTTTTGTGGATAAAGTGGTAACCATTACCGACCTGAAGATGGCCCAGATGATGCGTACGATGTTTGAAGAATTGAAGCTGGCAGTAGAACCCGCCGGGGCATCGGCGCTGGCCGCAGCAGTAGGTCCGCTTGCGGATAAAGTTATTGGAAAGAATGTAGGAATTATTGTTTGCGGTACAAACATCGATACAGAAAACTTCCAGAGGATTATCGGTAAAACAAAATAACATTGAATAAACTCAAAGATAGCATAGTTCATTTTTTGATATGATCGATTTGAGAAGTGATACGGTAACGAAGCCTACAACCGAAATGCGTAAAGTCATAGCCGATGCCGAGGTTGGAGACG
This genomic interval carries:
- a CDS encoding threonine ammonia-lyase, with protein sequence MDTIEIPTPRRIEQAREKLGEKVRRTPVWEWEGDVADQLLSKETNIFLKLELFQYAGSFKPRGALMNMLDLTEEQLEKGVTAVSAGNHAIAVAYAAKSLGTTAKVVMPKTANNFRVEKCKSQGAVVELVDDVHVAFEWVKEIEEQESRAFIHPFEGKQTALGTATVGLELCQDIPMLDAVIVPIGGGGLCAGIASAVKQLNPDCKVYGVEPVGADSMSQSLQAGKPVEIEKVDTIADSLGAPHAAPYSFSLCQRFVDKVVTITDLKMAQMMRTMFEELKLAVEPAGASALAAAVGPLADKVIGKNVGIIVCGTNIDTENFQRIIGKTK